In Oceanobacillus sp. FSL K6-2867, one DNA window encodes the following:
- a CDS encoding polysaccharide biosynthesis protein, whose amino-acid sequence MNENETNKLVKGALLLMLAGLISKVLSAGYRVPLQNLTGDIGFYIYQQVYPILGIALMLALYGFPSAVSKMTVELKAAGKSLSIRSFYIPVFLLLTAFNGAIFLFLLLNADSIAEWVGDSHLKHTYRLAAFAFLLVPFTALLRGVYQGSYEMKPTAYSQMMEQVVRVCIIIAAAIYVAFGGHSLYAVGLAAAIASICGACAAIVILIIYTLKLRPYSKERYEIPWNYYVRTLLILGIVAALNHMVLLVIQFADTFTLIPGLRAYGLTQVEAMEAKGIFDRGQPLIQLGIVLGSSFALALLPSISRQKLKDEPSTFYPYIRGAMLFSFYLAIGATIGLIAIFPEANRLLFQNEKGTFALQVLVTAIFLCSLGITAASILQGLGHIKRTAGFILVAFFVKWVGNQLVVPIWGIGGSAITTVVSLLVLLLLVMYELRRKLPDLRFFERIRFPALIIGSVSMLAFIAIMDRLFSAQLYASRLALLIYIVFVAVAGGMIFIICLLRFRAFTKEELRMLPKSELFIHFYKGRKET is encoded by the coding sequence ATGAATGAGAATGAAACAAACAAACTGGTGAAAGGCGCATTGCTGCTGATGCTAGCAGGCCTCATCAGTAAAGTATTAAGTGCGGGCTACCGGGTTCCGTTACAGAACCTGACAGGCGATATAGGGTTTTATATTTATCAGCAGGTCTATCCGATCCTCGGAATTGCCTTGATGCTTGCATTATATGGATTTCCATCCGCGGTTTCTAAAATGACCGTTGAATTAAAAGCAGCAGGTAAAAGCTTATCTATACGCAGTTTTTATATTCCTGTTTTTTTGCTGTTAACAGCGTTCAATGGAGCCATATTTCTTTTTCTCCTTTTAAATGCGGATTCAATTGCTGAATGGGTCGGTGATTCTCATTTAAAACATACATATCGGTTAGCAGCATTCGCTTTCTTGCTTGTTCCTTTTACTGCCTTGCTGCGAGGTGTTTATCAAGGAAGCTATGAAATGAAGCCGACCGCCTATTCACAAATGATGGAGCAGGTTGTTCGTGTATGTATTATTATCGCAGCTGCAATATATGTAGCTTTTGGAGGTCATTCTTTATATGCGGTGGGGCTGGCAGCTGCAATTGCATCTATTTGCGGGGCTTGTGCAGCTATTGTTATTTTAATTATTTATACTCTGAAGCTTCGCCCATATTCAAAAGAGCGTTACGAAATACCCTGGAATTATTATGTGCGCACGTTGCTGATACTTGGAATTGTTGCTGCATTAAATCATATGGTGCTGCTCGTTATTCAGTTTGCGGATACATTCACATTAATTCCCGGTCTGAGAGCATATGGCTTAACACAGGTGGAAGCAATGGAGGCAAAAGGAATATTTGACCGTGGTCAGCCATTGATTCAGCTTGGAATTGTACTTGGTTCATCTTTTGCATTGGCATTGCTCCCATCCATTTCCAGGCAGAAGCTAAAAGACGAACCATCCACCTTTTATCCGTATATTCGAGGTGCGATGCTATTTAGTTTTTATCTGGCTATCGGTGCAACAATTGGATTAATCGCTATTTTCCCAGAGGCGAATCGATTATTATTCCAGAATGAAAAAGGTACATTTGCATTGCAGGTACTCGTAACTGCCATCTTTCTTTGCTCATTAGGAATCACAGCTGCATCTATCCTTCAAGGGTTAGGTCACATTAAACGAACAGCTGGATTTATACTTGTTGCATTTTTTGTAAAATGGGTTGGAAATCAATTAGTTGTGCCGATATGGGGAATAGGAGGGAGTGCAATAACTACGGTAGTCAGCTTATTAGTCCTCCTTTTGCTTGTTATGTACGAGTTAAGAAGGAAGTTGCCAGACCTGCGATTTTTTGAAAGGATTCGTTTTCCAGCACTTATTATCGGAAGTGTTTCAATGCTTGCTTTTATAGCCATTATGGATAGGCTATTTTCAGCTCAACTGTATGCTTCCCGTCTTGCCCTGCTCATATATATTGTATTTGTTGCAGTAGCTGGAGGGATGATTTTTATCATTTGTTTGCTGCGTTTTCGGGCTTTTACAAAAGAAGAGCTTCGAATGCTGCCGAAATCAGAGTTATTTATCCATTTTTATAAAGGGAGGAAAGAAACATGA
- the spoVT gene encoding stage V sporulation protein T, protein MKATGIVRRIDDLGRVVVPKEIRRTLRIREGDPLEIFVDREGEVILKKYSPINELGHFAKEYAEALFNSLHSPVLISDRDEVIAIAGESKKDYLNKSIGDPLTQTIDKRSQIFEVDPTQLEVIEGQEQELQSYCISPIIANGDPIGCVMIFSKEEKLSKVEQKAAETAAVFLAKQME, encoded by the coding sequence ATGAAAGCAACAGGAATTGTACGTAGAATTGATGATTTAGGCAGAGTGGTTGTTCCAAAGGAAATTAGAAGAACGCTACGTATCCGTGAAGGAGATCCGCTCGAGATTTTCGTTGATCGGGAAGGAGAAGTTATTTTAAAGAAATATTCTCCTATTAATGAATTAGGGCACTTTGCCAAAGAGTACGCGGAAGCATTGTTTAACTCGCTTCACTCACCAGTACTTATCAGTGATCGAGATGAAGTTATTGCAATTGCTGGGGAATCGAAAAAGGATTATTTAAATAAAAGTATTGGCGATCCATTAACCCAAACAATTGATAAACGGTCGCAAATATTTGAAGTCGATCCCACGCAATTAGAGGTAATCGAAGGACAAGAGCAAGAGCTGCAATCTTACTGTATTAGCCCTATTATTGCAAATGGAGACCCTATTGGTTGTGTCATGATATTTTCCAAAGAGGAAAAGCTCAGCAAAGTAGAGCAGAAAGCTGCTGAAACTGCTGCCGTGTTCTTGGCCAAACAAATGGAATAG